The DNA sequence TTGGGCTTCAACCGCATCTCCATCCTCGACACAGATAGCTTTCATTTCAGTATTTCTTCTCCTCAACTCATTTACCTCCTgtttcattctttctctcccaTACGCCTCTACTCTGGCCCAGAAGGTAGCATTAAAGTGCTGATAGAGTTTCCAGTCAGCCCCGTTCCACTGTAAAGCTTTGGCTCTCAACTCAGGGGTCAGATGAGATACAGATGAGCTCCTGCGAGCATTGACTTTGAAATACATGATGTCTTCCATAGTCCAACAAAGTGTGTCCTTAAGCAGGATAAGAGACTCCTCAAAATACTCTGCAATGAGAACCAAATCAAAACGTTTTGATAAGTCATGAATACCCCTCATGACACGAGGATCATCAGCTTCCAGGTTGTTGTCAAATCCAAAGTCAAAAAAGAGCAGATTTTTCAGGTAGAATGAGTTAAAAGCCTGTGGGCTGTAGAAGGTCTGAGGACTGTTAAGAAACTCTGTCAGTTGGTTCTCTCCATTGATCCTCCATGTGAGAGGAACTGCTCTGTGATAATAGTTGAAGGACGACTCAAAGAGATCCACTGGGTCACGTAAGATGGTGATGTACAGAGCCTGTGGAGGCAGAAGCTTGGCTACTTCTTGATGGTCAAAGCGCATGTGGTTACAAATAATGTTGAAACACTCTCCAGGCCTGTAGTCTTTCACCTGGGAGCACAGGAAAGGTGATGGGTAGAAGAAGTCATTACGCCCATCAGGTAGGGCAAATTTAagcttgtgtttttctccaaatctaTAGAGGATGTTGAGTATAGTGCTACTGGCAGTTTTATGGGTCTTCATAAACATGATGTCTACTCTGGGGGAGCACTCTTCTGTGCTTTGAGAAGGCGTgctcacattttctttcaattttgaTATGCTTAGAGGACACGTGTCTTGTTCGAAGCCCctataaacaaaatgtatggaTGAGAAAAGATATCAGCTGActttactaaataaaataatgcttTGCTTTTAAATCTTTACCTGATCTTGACTTGGGTTGGGTTTATCAAGCAGTACAGCACCAGCATCGTGTTGGTCAATAAAACCCAGAGAATCAACCTCCGTTTTAGTGTGCACTTATTTCTTTTGATTCTAGACATCATTAACACCCAAatgtgaacctgaaaatgaaattGGAGAGCAGGTATACAGAGGAAAACATCAAAGGAAAAATTCCAATAAGGCTTTGAAAGTTTTGATACACATCTTGCTAGATTTTGTTGTGTAACTTTTGTGTTCTCATACAACCAATGACCACAACATTAAGCTCATAAACAGTTGAAACGCCCTGCAGCAATTCAATACACACAGGCCAACTAACATACATATTACCTTACCTCATCCCTCAATACAGGA is a window from the Etheostoma cragini isolate CJK2018 chromosome 16, CSU_Ecrag_1.0, whole genome shotgun sequence genome containing:
- the gal3st1b gene encoding galactosylceramide sulfotransferase isoform X2, whose amino-acid sequence is MMSRIKRNKCTLKRRLILWVLLTNTMLVLYCLINPTQVKIRGFEQDTCPLSISKLKENVKDYRPGECFNIICNHMRFDHQEVAKLLPPQALYITILRDPVDLFESSFNYYHRAVPLTWRINGENQLTEFLNSPQTFYSPQAFNSFYLKNLLFFDFGFDNNLEADDPRVMRGIHDLSKRFDLVLIAEYFEESLILLKDTLCWTMEDIMYFKVNARRSSSVSHLTPELRAKALQWNGADWKLYQHFNATFWARVEAYGRERMKQEVNELRRRNTEMKAICVEDGDAVEAQKIQDRHFLPWQPVGESSILGYNMKKNVHPTFRTLCKKMLTPEIQYLSDLGVNLWLTRLWGWLKDLTWI
- the gal3st1b gene encoding galactosylceramide sulfotransferase isoform X1, which gives rise to MMSRIKRNKCTLKRRLILWVLLTNTMLVLYCLINPTQVKIRGFEQDTCPLSISKLKENVSTPSQSTEECSPRVDIMFMKTHKTASSTILNILYRFGEKHKLKFALPDGRNDFFYPSPFLCSQVKDYRPGECFNIICNHMRFDHQEVAKLLPPQALYITILRDPVDLFESSFNYYHRAVPLTWRINGENQLTEFLNSPQTFYSPQAFNSFYLKNLLFFDFGFDNNLEADDPRVMRGIHDLSKRFDLVLIAEYFEESLILLKDTLCWTMEDIMYFKVNARRSSSVSHLTPELRAKALQWNGADWKLYQHFNATFWARVEAYGRERMKQEVNELRRRNTEMKAICVEDGDAVEAQKIQDRHFLPWQPVGESSILGYNMKKNVHPTFRTLCKKMLTPEIQYLSDLGVNLWLTRLWGWLKDLTWI